From one Lentisphaerota bacterium genomic stretch:
- a CDS encoding pyrimidine/purine nucleoside phosphorylase — protein MRMKENQMEFRGVTVQAKANVYFDGKVVSHTILLADGTRKSVGVIFPGQFHFGTAQAERMEITVGDCAVKLNGQSEWTRYAAGHSFEVPAKSGFDIEVKSGFMEYVCTFLH, from the coding sequence ATGAGAATGAAAGAGAATCAGATGGAGTTCCGGGGTGTGACGGTGCAAGCTAAGGCCAATGTCTATTTTGACGGAAAGGTTGTCAGTCATACGATCCTTCTGGCGGACGGGACGCGCAAGTCGGTCGGTGTGATCTTTCCGGGCCAGTTCCACTTTGGCACGGCCCAGGCGGAGCGGATGGAAATCACTGTCGGCGACTGTGCCGTCAAACTGAATGGGCAATCGGAATGGACCCGGTATGCCGCCGGACACTCGTTTGAGGTGCCCGCCAAGTCCGGATTCGACATTGAAGTGAAGTCCGGATTTATGGAATACGTGTGTACGTTTCTGCACTGA